The Corynebacterium tuberculostearicum genome window below encodes:
- a CDS encoding sensor histidine kinase, whose amino-acid sequence MSTDTVAQARLGDKILTAVAVLIALFYVISAAKNPSIIEIIQAGLSLLFLPFMWIWRSRPVLSATGFIVLLAAWAMAWMSQLPTNLGLTPWALTAPMAVYATSRYVTRRAIPRTVLALTILGSFISPFMWRIDPESFFLHYQLDRRYLAMLVVHWAVLGSTYFIAARYFDLARQHERLAQERFRQAQEEERLLIARELHDVLAHSLTLIKVQANAGIISARANTEAAHDALANIRDGADSALEEVRGIVTALRSTGPTSLEPTTQLEHIEGIIDGFRAAGLDINAHIPEAYEAPALTQLALVRIISEGLTNALRHQGPGTQVDVELALADVARLTLISSTPSPTPSEVPGSGVGLIGVEERALALGGKLESWGDATKFTLLAELPLHKENRV is encoded by the coding sequence ATGAGCACTGACACCGTCGCGCAAGCGCGCTTAGGGGATAAAATCCTCACTGCGGTCGCGGTGCTCATTGCGCTGTTTTATGTCATTTCTGCCGCGAAGAACCCCAGCATAATTGAGATTATTCAGGCAGGTCTATCGTTGCTATTCCTGCCATTTATGTGGATCTGGCGGAGCCGCCCCGTGCTCAGCGCCACGGGCTTTATTGTGTTGCTCGCGGCATGGGCTATGGCTTGGATGAGCCAGCTGCCCACCAATCTAGGGCTTACCCCTTGGGCTCTGACTGCACCCATGGCGGTGTATGCCACCTCCCGCTATGTCACACGCCGCGCCATTCCCCGCACGGTACTGGCTCTAACGATTCTTGGCTCCTTCATTTCGCCATTCATGTGGCGCATAGATCCGGAGTCTTTCTTTTTGCATTACCAACTGGACCGCCGCTACTTGGCCATGTTGGTCGTGCACTGGGCGGTTCTAGGCAGCACATATTTTATAGCTGCGCGCTACTTCGACTTGGCACGCCAGCACGAGCGGCTAGCGCAAGAACGATTTCGCCAAGCCCAAGAAGAAGAACGCCTGCTCATCGCACGGGAGCTGCATGATGTACTCGCTCATTCCCTCACTTTGATCAAGGTTCAGGCAAACGCCGGGATCATTTCCGCTCGTGCAAACACAGAGGCTGCCCATGATGCGCTAGCCAATATTCGTGATGGCGCGGATTCTGCTTTGGAAGAGGTCCGCGGCATCGTCACTGCACTGCGCAGCACCGGACCCACCTCACTGGAGCCCACCACGCAACTAGAGCACATCGAGGGCATTATCGATGGCTTCCGAGCGGCGGGCTTGGACATTAACGCGCATATACCTGAGGCCTACGAGGCTCCAGCACTTACGCAATTGGCGTTGGTGCGCATCATTTCTGAGGGTTTGACCAACGCGTTGCGCCACCAGGGACCAGGAACCCAGGTGGATGTGGAGCTTGCGCTTGCCGACGTCGCCCGACTCACCCTAATTTCTTCCACTCCCTCCCCGACTCCCAGCGAAGTCCCAGGTAGCGGCGTGGGCCTAATCGGTGTGGAAGAACGTGCCCTCGCATTGGGTGGAAAGCTGGAGAGCTGGGGCGATGCCACAAAATTCACCCTGCTCGCCGAACTTCCGTTGCACAAGGAAAACCGTGTCTAA
- a CDS encoding ATP-binding cassette domain-containing protein encodes MSFEISFERVSKSFGSHAVLRDVDFRIAPGRVHALLGRNGAGKSTLFSIFLGLLPADSGIVRVAGAPWSREVLDHVGASVNGPAFYGHLSAAANLRVHTRLLGLPESEVERVLAIAGLAEVGSKKAKSFSTGMKARLALAQALLGDPEILLLDEPQNGLDPQGIVELRTLLRDLAAAGHTVVVSSHQLGEVLHLADDITILSQGTIRYSGSLQELAPSGQLESEFFRLTSLGGEADV; translated from the coding sequence ATGAGTTTTGAGATCTCCTTTGAACGCGTCAGCAAATCCTTTGGCTCCCACGCGGTACTGCGAGATGTGGATTTTCGTATTGCCCCTGGCCGAGTCCACGCCTTGCTTGGACGCAACGGGGCCGGAAAATCAACTCTCTTTTCCATCTTCCTTGGCCTGCTGCCGGCAGATTCCGGAATAGTACGCGTGGCTGGTGCTCCTTGGTCACGTGAAGTACTCGACCACGTGGGGGCATCCGTGAACGGGCCCGCCTTCTACGGGCATCTTTCCGCCGCTGCCAACCTGCGCGTACATACCCGCTTGCTAGGTCTGCCGGAGTCTGAGGTAGAGCGTGTTTTAGCCATTGCGGGGCTCGCCGAGGTCGGTTCTAAGAAAGCCAAATCCTTTTCCACCGGTATGAAGGCCCGCTTGGCATTGGCGCAGGCTTTATTAGGGGATCCGGAAATTTTGCTGCTGGATGAACCTCAAAATGGTCTTGATCCACAGGGCATAGTGGAGCTGCGTACTTTGCTGCGAGACTTGGCAGCAGCCGGCCACACTGTTGTGGTCAGCTCTCATCAGCTTGGCGAGGTCCTTCATTTGGCCGACGACATCACCATTTTGTCTCAGGGCACCATTCGCTATTCCGGGTCCTTGCAGGAGCTTGCCCCCAGCGGCCAATTGGAGTCCGAGTTCTTCCGCCTCACCTCCCTGGGTGGTGAGGCCGATGTTTAA
- a CDS encoding response regulator encodes MSKIRVLLADDQALLVTALSTILNAQDDIEVVTTAHTGNEAVTAAISHRIDVAILDIRMPGMDGIAAAQAILSRVPDCRIIMLTTFNEDDLVAQSIAAGAHGFLLKDADPDVLVGAVRDVAKGESVLAAKVTGPVLQTYRAAIARGQLSAQERQGLSLVTRREREVLALIARGATNAEIAREMVIADTTVKTHVSSLLSKLAARDRVALVLLAQKAGIA; translated from the coding sequence GTGTCTAAGATTCGTGTACTGCTTGCCGATGACCAAGCGCTGCTCGTCACCGCTTTATCCACTATCCTCAATGCTCAGGATGATATTGAGGTCGTTACCACCGCACACACCGGCAACGAAGCCGTTACCGCCGCGATAAGCCACCGCATTGACGTCGCCATCCTAGATATCCGAATGCCTGGAATGGACGGTATTGCCGCGGCTCAAGCCATACTTTCTCGGGTGCCTGACTGCCGAATCATCATGCTCACTACATTTAATGAAGATGATTTGGTGGCTCAATCTATCGCCGCTGGCGCGCATGGGTTTCTCCTCAAAGACGCCGACCCGGATGTACTGGTGGGAGCGGTGCGGGACGTCGCCAAGGGCGAATCGGTCCTAGCCGCTAAGGTAACCGGCCCAGTCTTGCAGACCTACCGAGCCGCAATTGCGCGCGGGCAGCTGAGCGCGCAAGAGCGCCAGGGCTTAAGCCTTGTCACCCGTCGCGAACGAGAAGTCTTGGCCCTCATCGCCCGCGGTGCCACCAACGCGGAAATTGCCCGTGAAATGGTCATCGCGGATACGACTGTCAAGACACATGTTTCCTCTCTGCTTTCCAAACTGGCTGCACGCGACCGCGTAGCTCTAGTACTCTTGGCGCAAAAGGCTGGCATCGCCTAA
- a CDS encoding integrase core domain-containing protein yields MPRLSPTFILDGSLGGRYQTRCALQALPLQALNQAIVCAEETTGLIHHSDHGSQYVSVVYNERLTQHGIAASTGTVGDSYDNALAENVNGSYKNELIHTRRWDDVVEVEIATLKWVSWWNETRLHQSLGYRTPVEVETEFWKQNPPQAIIEIKANA; encoded by the coding sequence ATGCCGCGTTTGTCACCGACGTTTATTCTCGACGGATCGTTGGGTGGGCGTTATCAGACTCGATGCGCACTTCAAGCACTGCCGCTGCAAGCTCTCAACCAGGCAATCGTGTGTGCTGAGGAAACAACAGGTCTCATTCACCATTCGGATCACGGGTCGCAGTATGTCAGCGTGGTCTACAACGAGCGACTTACCCAGCATGGCATTGCAGCTTCCACCGGAACTGTTGGTGACTCCTATGACAATGCTCTTGCTGAAAACGTTAACGGCTCCTACAAGAACGAGCTGATCCATACCCGCAGGTGGGATGATGTTGTCGAGGTCGAAATCGCGACGCTCAAGTGGGTGTCATGGTGGAACGAGACTAGGCTCCACCAAAGCTTGGGATACCGAACCCCGGTCGAGGTGGAAACCGAATTTTGGAAGCAGAACCCGCCACAAGCAATAATAGAAATCAAGGCAAATGCCTAG
- the pth gene encoding aminoacyl-tRNA hydrolase — MTPLLVVGLGNPGPKYAGTRHNIGFDVADELAGELMSGFSVHKKTNTEVAEGIAGGRKIICAKPRSFMNLSGGPIKALAQYFHLSAADIIVVHDELELDFGTIKLRQGGGDHGHNGLRSTTKSLGTKDYQRLSVGIGRPPGRMDPASFVLKPWTKQEKAEIPILCADAVEEILRVG; from the coding sequence GTGACTCCACTTCTCGTAGTAGGCCTTGGCAACCCCGGCCCCAAGTACGCAGGCACTCGACACAATATCGGCTTCGATGTGGCAGATGAACTCGCAGGAGAGCTCATGAGCGGTTTTTCTGTACACAAAAAGACCAACACCGAAGTCGCCGAGGGCATAGCTGGCGGCCGCAAGATTATCTGCGCAAAGCCACGGTCCTTTATGAACCTTTCCGGCGGGCCGATCAAAGCTTTGGCCCAATACTTTCATCTCTCCGCCGCCGACATCATCGTTGTTCACGATGAGCTAGAGCTCGATTTCGGCACCATTAAGCTCCGCCAAGGCGGCGGCGACCATGGCCACAATGGGTTGCGTTCAACCACAAAGTCCCTGGGCACCAAAGACTATCAGCGCCTTTCGGTAGGAATCGGGCGCCCGCCGGGGCGCATGGACCCGGCGTCGTTTGTGCTCAAGCCTTGGACAAAGCAAGAAAAGGCAGAAATCCCCATCCTTTGCGCCGACGCGGTCGAGGAAATCTTGCGCGTAGGATAG
- the glmU gene encoding bifunctional UDP-N-acetylglucosamine diphosphorylase/glucosamine-1-phosphate N-acetyltransferase GlmU: MVATTSCAVVVLAAGAGTRMKSTKQKTLHEIGGRTLLGHALHAAAGINPERIVTVVGHQRDQVSPAVDAIAQELDCEVLQAVQEEQLGTGHAVACGLEPIPDFEGTVIVTNGDVPLLTPETIEGLRATHTEQGNAVTVLSMRLDDPTGYGRIIRAEDGSVSAIVEQKDATEEQRQVDEVNSGVFAFDGRVLADALQKLDSNNAQGELYITDVLEIARTAGHGVGAHVAADPAELAGVNDRVQLAAAGRELNRRMVEKAMRGGATIVDPETTWIGVNVTVGSDVIIHPGTQLWGATSIADNAEIGPDTTLTNMQVGEGASVVRTHGSDSVIGTNAKVGPFTYIRPKTVVGEDGKLGGFVEAKNAQIGRGSKVPHLTYIGDATVGEQSNIGASSVFVNYDGVNKHHTTIGSHVRTGSDTMFIAPVNVGDGAYSGAGTVIKDDVPAGALVVSGGKQRNIEGWVQKKRPGTPAAEAAARAQDNEK; encoded by the coding sequence GTGGTAGCAACAACCTCGTGTGCTGTCGTCGTCCTTGCGGCTGGCGCCGGCACCCGCATGAAGTCCACTAAGCAGAAGACCTTGCATGAGATTGGCGGTCGCACTTTGCTCGGCCACGCTCTGCATGCTGCGGCCGGGATCAACCCGGAGCGCATCGTGACGGTGGTAGGCCACCAGCGCGATCAGGTCTCCCCCGCCGTGGATGCCATCGCCCAGGAGCTGGACTGCGAGGTACTACAGGCGGTGCAGGAAGAGCAGCTGGGCACCGGTCATGCCGTGGCCTGCGGCTTGGAGCCGATTCCGGACTTCGAGGGAACCGTCATTGTCACCAACGGCGATGTCCCGCTGCTTACCCCAGAGACCATCGAGGGCCTGCGCGCCACCCACACCGAGCAGGGCAACGCGGTCACTGTGCTCTCGATGCGCCTCGATGACCCGACCGGTTACGGCCGCATCATTCGCGCTGAGGACGGCAGCGTGTCTGCCATCGTGGAGCAAAAGGATGCCACCGAAGAGCAGCGCCAGGTCGATGAGGTCAACTCCGGCGTTTTCGCGTTTGATGGGCGCGTGCTTGCCGACGCCCTCCAGAAGCTCGACTCCAATAACGCCCAAGGCGAGCTGTATATCACCGATGTACTCGAGATTGCCCGCACCGCAGGACACGGCGTCGGCGCGCACGTAGCAGCGGATCCGGCCGAACTCGCGGGCGTCAATGACCGCGTGCAGCTCGCCGCTGCCGGCCGTGAGCTCAACCGCCGCATGGTAGAAAAGGCGATGCGCGGCGGCGCCACCATCGTGGATCCGGAGACCACCTGGATTGGCGTCAACGTCACCGTGGGCTCCGATGTCATTATTCACCCGGGCACCCAGCTGTGGGGCGCAACCAGCATTGCCGATAACGCCGAGATTGGCCCCGACACCACCTTGACCAACATGCAGGTGGGCGAGGGCGCTTCCGTCGTGCGCACCCATGGCAGCGATTCCGTCATTGGTACCAACGCCAAGGTCGGCCCGTTTACCTATATCCGCCCGAAGACCGTCGTGGGCGAGGACGGAAAGCTCGGCGGCTTCGTAGAGGCAAAGAACGCCCAGATTGGCCGCGGCTCCAAGGTTCCGCACCTGACCTATATCGGTGACGCCACCGTGGGCGAGCAGTCCAATATCGGTGCATCCTCGGTCTTCGTCAACTACGACGGCGTGAACAAGCACCACACCACCATCGGCAGCCACGTGCGCACCGGTTCTGACACAATGTTTATCGCTCCGGTCAATGTCGGTGATGGCGCATACTCCGGTGCGGGTACAGTAATTAAAGACGATGTTCCTGCGGGAGCACTCGTAGTCTCCGGTGGCAAACAGCGCAACATCGAGGGCTGGGTTCAAAAGAAGCGTCCGGGTACTCCCGCGGCTGAGGCCGCAGCCCGTGCGCAGGACAACGAAAAGTAA
- a CDS encoding trimeric intracellular cation channel family protein, whose product MHDVDPLINSLYQAFDLLGVVLNGIIGGTLARRREFDIVGFVFLALFSGLAGGMIRDMLIGDGAAAAISDPWYLGLACGGALIAFLIDLKGKAWELFREHGDAIILGVWSTTGCVKALTHGMPLIPCVFLGVLTAVGGGMVRDIASGEIPSIFGGSPLYAVPSILTGIVMVTFAGYGQFALGMVVAPIVGSGMAIVSYWRGWVLPRAGVAPVNYTAAQVAAIAKKAELKGFRRGRKKN is encoded by the coding sequence ATGCACGATGTCGATCCCCTCATCAATTCGCTGTACCAAGCCTTCGATCTTCTTGGCGTGGTTTTGAACGGCATCATTGGCGGCACCCTTGCCCGCCGCCGTGAATTCGACATCGTGGGCTTCGTGTTCCTCGCCCTCTTTTCTGGGCTGGCTGGTGGCATGATCCGTGACATGCTCATCGGGGATGGAGCGGCGGCAGCGATCTCGGACCCGTGGTACCTCGGCCTTGCGTGCGGAGGTGCTCTCATAGCGTTTCTTATCGATCTCAAGGGCAAGGCGTGGGAGCTATTTCGCGAGCACGGCGATGCCATCATCCTCGGCGTGTGGTCCACCACCGGCTGCGTTAAGGCGCTCACCCACGGCATGCCCCTTATTCCCTGCGTCTTCCTAGGCGTGCTTACCGCGGTGGGCGGGGGAATGGTCCGCGATATTGCCTCCGGGGAAATCCCGTCCATCTTTGGCGGCAGCCCCCTGTATGCCGTGCCCTCTATCCTCACCGGCATCGTTATGGTTACCTTCGCCGGTTACGGGCAGTTTGCACTCGGCATGGTGGTCGCGCCGATCGTCGGCAGTGGCATGGCCATCGTGTCCTATTGGCGCGGCTGGGTCCTGCCCCGCGCCGGTGTAGCCCCCGTTAACTACACCGCCGCCCAAGTGGCGGCTATTGCGAAGAAAGCCGAGCTCAAAGGCTTTCGCCGCGGCAGGAAGAAAAACTAA
- a CDS encoding MFS transporter, which yields MSKSNARYFIWSNGLQNLGDQIVAAKTVLPALFSAAGVPAFFTGLLTPIRESGSMLPQAALTPWVTTYRARKRLWIIGSLGQAVSAAVIALAAFFTRGAVLGVVVLVALAALSLFRALCSIAGKDVQARTISKGARGRVTGSAAALGGGATLLTGIILYFLGELSIPMMGTVLAVGAATWAIAAWVFSHVDEPVPEEAEGGIDKRWWQDTWQLFTSDGQFRNFVIVRALLLVSALSTSFIVLLSSNLSGLYGFVLASGLASLVGGRISGVYSDKSSKNTMAVGAAVASVVLVLLVASSHWAPDAVNAWVMPIGFFAVNLAHTAIRVARKTYVVDMAGGDKRTQYVGAANTMMGVILLIVGGISSVVALAGPEAALLFLALIGFLGVWRARGLKEVSHT from the coding sequence ATGTCTAAATCCAACGCCCGGTATTTCATCTGGTCCAATGGCCTGCAAAATTTGGGCGATCAGATTGTTGCTGCCAAGACGGTGCTTCCCGCGCTTTTTAGTGCGGCCGGAGTGCCTGCGTTCTTTACCGGTCTGCTCACCCCTATCCGCGAGTCCGGTTCGATGCTCCCGCAGGCGGCGCTGACCCCGTGGGTGACTACCTATAGGGCCCGCAAGCGCCTGTGGATTATCGGTTCGCTGGGACAAGCGGTATCCGCCGCGGTCATCGCGCTCGCGGCATTTTTTACCCGCGGGGCGGTATTGGGCGTGGTGGTGCTGGTGGCCTTGGCGGCGCTGTCCCTCTTCCGCGCGCTGTGCTCGATTGCGGGCAAGGACGTGCAAGCGCGCACGATTTCTAAGGGCGCACGCGGCCGAGTGACCGGCAGCGCGGCAGCCCTCGGTGGCGGCGCTACTTTGCTCACCGGCATTATCCTCTACTTTTTGGGCGAGCTCAGCATTCCCATGATGGGCACGGTCCTCGCCGTTGGTGCGGCCACGTGGGCCATTGCCGCGTGGGTCTTTTCGCACGTGGATGAGCCGGTGCCAGAGGAAGCCGAAGGGGGCATCGATAAGCGCTGGTGGCAAGATACCTGGCAGCTTTTTACCAGCGACGGCCAATTTCGCAACTTCGTCATCGTCCGCGCGCTCCTGCTCGTTTCGGCGCTATCGACCTCCTTTATTGTGCTGCTCAGCAGCAACCTTTCCGGGCTCTACGGATTCGTGCTTGCTTCCGGCCTAGCCTCCCTGGTGGGCGGGCGCATCTCCGGGGTGTATTCGGATAAGTCCTCCAAGAACACCATGGCCGTGGGCGCGGCCGTAGCTTCCGTCGTGCTGGTGCTTTTGGTCGCCAGCTCGCACTGGGCACCGGATGCGGTCAATGCCTGGGTCATGCCGATTGGCTTCTTCGCCGTCAACCTAGCTCACACGGCCATTCGCGTGGCACGAAAGACCTACGTGGTGGATATGGCCGGCGGCGATAAGCGCACCCAGTATGTGGGTGCGGCCAATACGATGATGGGCGTTATCTTGCTTATCGTCGGTGGCATTTCCTCCGTGGTGGCACTGGCCGGACCTGAGGCGGCGCTGCTCTTCCTTGCCCTCATTGGTTTCCTCGGTGTGTGGCGCGCCCGCGGCCTCAAAGAGGTTTCTCACACATAA
- a CDS encoding 50S ribosomal protein L25/general stress protein Ctc, whose translation MAQRPVIKAEARTEFGKGVARRLRREWKVPGVIYGSHQEPVHFAVPLLDIQSLVRNNGVNAVLELEIDGEQYLTMVKHVDQNVLTFDIDHVDLLAIKRGEKVEVEVPVTLTGEPAPGTMHIQDADVLLVEADVLNIPEEIEVSIEGLEDGAVITAGDVTMPEDTTLVAEEDTVIVSISLPEVDEELEEAAEAAEEGGADAGAESAEDSEESADSDEE comes from the coding sequence ATGGCACAGCGCCCAGTAATTAAGGCTGAAGCACGTACCGAATTTGGCAAGGGTGTCGCACGCCGCCTGCGCCGCGAGTGGAAGGTTCCTGGCGTCATCTACGGTTCTCATCAGGAGCCGGTCCACTTCGCAGTTCCGCTGCTGGACATCCAGTCCCTCGTCCGCAACAACGGCGTCAACGCCGTTCTGGAGCTGGAGATCGACGGCGAGCAGTACCTGACCATGGTTAAGCACGTTGACCAGAACGTCCTGACCTTCGACATCGACCACGTTGACCTGCTGGCTATTAAGCGCGGCGAGAAGGTTGAGGTTGAGGTTCCGGTTACCCTGACCGGCGAGCCGGCCCCAGGCACCATGCACATCCAGGATGCTGACGTACTGCTGGTTGAGGCAGACGTACTGAACATTCCGGAGGAGATCGAGGTTTCCATCGAGGGCCTCGAGGACGGCGCAGTTATCACCGCGGGCGACGTCACCATGCCGGAAGACACCACCCTGGTGGCAGAGGAAGACACCGTTATCGTCTCCATCTCCCTGCCTGAGGTTGATGAAGAGCTCGAGGAAGCAGCCGAGGCTGCTGAGGAAGGCGGCGCTGACGCTGGCGCCGAGTCCGCAGAGGATTCCGAGGAGTCCGCTGACTCTGACGAGGAGTAA
- a CDS encoding fumarylacetoacetate hydrolase family protein, giving the protein MKLATLRTAFGTSAIRIDGDNVGVELDYEDVGQLLRSEDWRKAAQLSGEPVVFDHADLEAVVPTPGKVICVGLNYAKHIREMGREFPEHPTLFIKFADALTGPYDDVFLPEYGTQKLDYEGELAVIIGERAHRVSRDEALDYVAGYAIMNDYTLRDFQRQTSQFHAGKSFYRTAGFGPWLTTADEWSPGSGAVLTTTVGGEERQRDNTDDLIFSVAELIEFCSQLYPLNPGDVIVTGTPEGVGFARTPQQFIEDGQNVTIAIEGLGHISNTTRYGEPGCGPGCTCS; this is encoded by the coding sequence ATGAAATTGGCTACCTTACGCACCGCATTTGGCACTTCCGCTATCCGCATCGACGGCGATAACGTGGGCGTTGAGTTGGATTATGAGGACGTGGGCCAGCTGCTGCGCAGCGAAGATTGGCGCAAGGCCGCCCAGCTTTCCGGCGAGCCCGTGGTCTTTGACCACGCTGATTTGGAAGCCGTCGTACCAACTCCCGGCAAGGTCATCTGCGTGGGGCTCAATTACGCCAAGCACATTCGCGAGATGGGACGCGAATTCCCCGAACATCCCACCTTGTTCATCAAGTTCGCCGATGCCCTCACCGGCCCCTATGATGATGTCTTCCTTCCCGAATATGGCACACAGAAGCTGGATTATGAAGGTGAGTTGGCGGTCATCATCGGCGAGCGCGCCCACCGTGTCAGCCGCGACGAGGCACTAGATTATGTGGCGGGCTACGCCATCATGAATGACTACACGCTGCGTGACTTCCAGCGCCAGACTAGCCAGTTCCATGCCGGTAAATCCTTTTATCGCACAGCCGGCTTCGGCCCTTGGCTTACCACCGCGGATGAGTGGTCGCCGGGATCCGGAGCTGTCCTCACTACTACCGTAGGCGGTGAGGAAAGGCAGCGCGATAATACCGATGACCTCATCTTTTCCGTAGCTGAGCTCATTGAGTTCTGCTCGCAGCTCTATCCACTCAATCCGGGCGACGTCATCGTTACCGGCACGCCGGAGGGCGTGGGTTTTGCCCGCACCCCGCAGCAATTTATCGAGGACGGCCAAAACGTCACCATCGCCATCGAAGGCTTGGGGCATATTTCCAATACCACCCGCTATGGCGAGCCCGGCTGCGGCCCCGGCTGTACCTGCTCCTAG
- the ppk2 gene encoding polyphosphate kinase 2 — translation MSTKSSKAPKKLNKKAYEKELERLQAELVDMQQWVVETGARVVIIMEGRDAAGKGSAIKRITQYLNPRTCRIEALPAPNSREQGQWYFQRYVEKLPTKGEIVIFDRSWYNRAGVERVMGFCTDQEYVRFLHQAPTFEQMLVEDGIMLRKYWFSVSDEEQIKRFESRRNDPLRRWKLSPMDLQSITRWEDYSRAKDAMFIHTDTPTAPWYTVESEDKKRSRINVISHLLSTIPYEKIEREMPEIPQRPDSDGETYERPAREEFRYVPDVAAKLERKSEQKTAKKTSKKGKKKDKKK, via the coding sequence ATGAGCACAAAAAGCAGTAAAGCCCCTAAGAAACTCAACAAGAAGGCCTACGAAAAGGAGCTCGAACGCCTCCAAGCGGAGCTCGTGGACATGCAGCAGTGGGTCGTTGAAACCGGCGCCCGCGTAGTCATCATCATGGAGGGCCGCGACGCCGCCGGCAAAGGCTCCGCGATTAAGCGCATCACCCAGTACCTCAACCCGCGCACCTGCCGCATCGAGGCACTGCCTGCACCGAACTCGCGCGAACAGGGCCAGTGGTACTTCCAGCGCTACGTGGAAAAGCTGCCTACCAAGGGCGAAATCGTCATCTTTGACCGCTCCTGGTACAACCGCGCCGGTGTCGAGCGCGTCATGGGCTTTTGCACCGATCAGGAATACGTCCGCTTCCTGCACCAAGCACCCACCTTTGAACAGATGTTGGTAGAAGACGGCATCATGCTGCGCAAGTACTGGTTCTCTGTATCTGATGAGGAGCAGATTAAGCGCTTTGAATCCCGCCGCAACGATCCGCTGCGCCGTTGGAAGCTCTCCCCTATGGATCTGCAGTCCATTACCCGCTGGGAGGACTACTCCCGTGCCAAGGATGCGATGTTCATCCACACCGATACCCCAACCGCACCGTGGTACACCGTGGAATCTGAAGACAAGAAGCGCTCGCGTATCAACGTCATCTCGCACCTGCTGAGCACCATTCCATACGAGAAGATCGAGCGCGAGATGCCGGAGATCCCGCAGCGCCCAGATTCCGATGGCGAAACCTATGAGCGCCCCGCCCGCGAAGAGTTCCGCTACGTGCCGGACGTCGCCGCCAAGCTAGAGCGTAAGTCCGAGCAGAAGACGGCAAAGAAGACGTCCAAGAAGGGCAAGAAGAAGGATAAGAAGAAGTAG
- a CDS encoding ribose-phosphate diphosphokinase has protein sequence MTGKVTGSSKNMKLFSGRAHPELAEAVAKELKTDLVPTTARDFANGEIFIRFEESVRGADCFVMQSHTQPLNKWLVEQLIMIDALKRGSAKRITAILPFYPYARQDKKHLGREPISARLVADLLQAAGADRIVSVDLHTDQIQGFFDGPVDHMHAQPILTDYIKSKYATDNITVVSPDAGRVKVAEKWAHDLGDAPLAFVHKTRSNTEANKTVSNRVVGDVEGKDCVLLDDMIDTGGTIAGAVRVLKDAGAKKVIIACTHGVFSDPARERLSECGAEEVITTDTLPQSTEGWSNLTVLSIAPLLAQTIHEIFENGSVTTLFDRA, from the coding sequence ATGACTGGCAAGGTAACTGGTAGCAGCAAAAACATGAAGCTCTTCTCTGGGCGTGCACACCCAGAGTTGGCAGAGGCTGTGGCTAAGGAGCTCAAGACTGATCTGGTTCCTACCACCGCCCGCGACTTCGCCAACGGCGAAATCTTCATTCGCTTTGAAGAGTCCGTGCGTGGCGCCGACTGCTTCGTAATGCAGTCTCACACCCAGCCGCTCAATAAGTGGCTGGTAGAGCAGCTCATCATGATCGATGCTTTGAAGCGCGGCTCCGCTAAGCGCATCACCGCCATCCTGCCCTTCTACCCATATGCACGCCAGGATAAGAAGCACCTGGGCCGCGAACCGATTTCCGCCCGCCTGGTAGCAGACCTTCTGCAGGCTGCCGGCGCAGACCGCATCGTGTCCGTGGACCTGCACACCGATCAGATCCAGGGCTTCTTCGATGGCCCGGTCGATCACATGCACGCTCAGCCCATCCTGACCGATTACATCAAGTCCAAGTACGCCACCGATAACATCACCGTGGTCTCCCCGGATGCTGGCCGCGTGAAGGTAGCAGAAAAGTGGGCCCACGACTTGGGCGATGCCCCGCTGGCCTTCGTGCACAAGACCCGCTCCAACACCGAGGCCAATAAGACGGTGTCCAACCGCGTGGTCGGCGATGTAGAGGGCAAGGACTGCGTGCTTCTCGACGACATGATTGACACCGGTGGCACCATCGCCGGCGCCGTGCGCGTTCTGAAGGACGCCGGTGCGAAGAAGGTCATCATCGCCTGCACCCACGGCGTCTTCTCCGATCCAGCCCGCGAGCGCCTGTCCGAGTGCGGCGCGGAGGAAGTTATCACCACCGATACCCTCCCGCAGTCCACCGAGGGCTGGTCCAACCTCACGGTGCTGTCCATTGCACCGCTTTTGGCACAGACCATCCACGAGATCTTTGAGAATGGTTCCGTGACCACCCTTTTCGACCGCGCCTAA